In the Streptomyces fradiae ATCC 10745 = DSM 40063 genome, GTCTACGACCGGCGTAAGCAGCTGGGCCTGAGCCAGGCCGACCTCGCCGAGCGCATGAACGTCGACGTCGATGACATCGAAAGCATCGAGACGTCCACCGAGCTGCCGCCCATCGCGGTCATCATGCGCCTGGCCCGCGCACTGGACCTCACGGTGGACGTGCACCTCGCCGGCGGAGACGAGCCCAC is a window encoding:
- a CDS encoding helix-turn-helix domain-containing protein; its protein translation is MNHSGWRTRRHRRLLGGHLGADPEYDRVYEEAGLAMTLGKAVYDRRKQLGLSQADLAERMNVDVDDIESIETSTELPPIAVIMRLARALDLTVDVHLAGGDEPTVTIVAPAA